The following are from one region of the Melaminivora suipulveris genome:
- a CDS encoding NAD(P)-dependent oxidoreductase yields MTTPRISLVGVGLMGHGIALNLARKGHALTVLEHPGNQPLDELQALGVATAADVRQLACQCDVLILCVTGSPQVEAVLLGKAGALAALQPGAVVIDCSTAIPSSTERVAAACREAGVHFLDAPMTRTPREAREGRLNLLVGGDEAVLARCLPMLQAFAENVTHTGPVGTGHRMKLLHNYVSLGSVALIAEAAACALDAQVAPEVFVDVLAKGGGAGVALERLRPYLVAHDASALRFAMGNALKDLGYYTTMAHDSQAASRIAEAVHDTLVAAVEQGGADALVPELVRLLARRTAPPAV; encoded by the coding sequence ATGACGACTCCCCGCATCAGCCTGGTCGGCGTCGGCCTGATGGGCCACGGCATCGCGCTGAACCTGGCCCGCAAGGGCCATGCGCTGACCGTGCTGGAACATCCCGGCAACCAGCCGCTGGACGAACTGCAAGCGCTGGGCGTGGCCACCGCTGCTGACGTGCGGCAGCTCGCGTGCCAGTGCGACGTGCTGATCCTGTGCGTGACTGGCTCGCCCCAGGTCGAGGCGGTGCTGCTCGGCAAAGCTGGCGCGCTGGCGGCGCTGCAGCCGGGCGCGGTAGTCATCGACTGCTCGACGGCGATTCCCTCGTCCACCGAGCGGGTGGCCGCGGCCTGCCGCGAGGCGGGCGTGCACTTCCTGGACGCGCCCATGACGCGCACGCCGCGCGAGGCGCGCGAGGGCCGGCTGAACCTGCTGGTCGGCGGCGACGAGGCGGTGCTGGCGCGCTGCCTGCCCATGCTGCAGGCTTTTGCCGAGAACGTCACCCACACCGGCCCGGTTGGCACCGGCCACCGCATGAAGCTGCTGCACAACTACGTGTCGCTGGGCAGCGTGGCGCTGATTGCCGAGGCCGCCGCCTGCGCGCTGGACGCCCAGGTGGCGCCCGAGGTCTTTGTCGACGTGCTGGCCAAAGGGGGCGGGGCCGGTGTGGCGCTGGAGCGCCTGCGCCCCTATCTGGTGGCGCACGATGCCTCGGCGCTGCGCTTCGCCATGGGCAATGCGCTCAAGGACCTGGGCTACTACACGACCATGGCGCACGACAGCCAGGCCGCCAGCCGCATCGCCGAGGCCGTGCACGACACCCTTGTCGCGGCGGTCGAGCAGGGCGGCGCCGACGCGCTGGTGCCCGAGCTGGTTCGCCTGCTGGCCCGCAGGACGGCGCCACCGGCCGTCTGA
- a CDS encoding M14 family metallopeptidase: MLIRPLTDRRRARALRPLAWTSRLAPPLAALALAACSSTPLPPWNPPPADGAAPRPARVVPPPLGSQPPPRGPDGNTPVTVTPIDPSVLPGQIAPLPAAQSPADARFSDPSVRYETPGLAEGRRAFTTNAELSQWLHHAAGARSGGVRAQVLEFGRSQRGTPLQALVLTRASGTDPGALDSSQRPTVLLLGQQHGDEPASAEALLVMARELAPGGLLTSMLGALNVVIVPRANPDGAEAGQRLLADGTDLNRDHLALRSPEAQALARLVRNYRPIAVVDAHEYAIAGPFLDQFGGLPRADLMYAHATTPNQPEFMTRAAREWFEQPMAQALRTAGLTQDWWHAAAPGGTAGLTLGGTQADSARNVNGLKNAVSLMIASRGADLERRQVQRRVHALVTALSSVLRSTVARAADLESVRSYDVREAASQACRGELVVRAQGTALQRELLVVDPATGQDRALHVQGVSPQQLRAVIKRPRPCGYWLAPGATAAVERLRMLGVQVLSVAEPGALLADLYEQTGPGAGDQMQLTLRRGLVDVPAQSYYVPLGQPLGNLAVAALEPDSDASYLSERVIGHLSDTARVMGNPSLVFEELD; the protein is encoded by the coding sequence ATGCTGATTCGACCTTTGACCGACCGCCGCCGCGCCCGCGCGCTGCGCCCGCTCGCCTGGACCTCGCGCCTGGCGCCCCCTCTGGCGGCGCTGGCGCTGGCGGCCTGTTCCAGCACCCCCCTGCCCCCCTGGAACCCGCCGCCTGCCGACGGCGCAGCGCCCCGACCGGCACGCGTTGTGCCGCCTCCCCTGGGCAGCCAGCCGCCCCCGCGCGGGCCGGACGGCAACACGCCGGTCACCGTCACTCCCATCGATCCCAGCGTGCTGCCGGGCCAGATCGCGCCGCTGCCTGCCGCGCAATCGCCTGCCGACGCGCGCTTTTCCGATCCGTCGGTGCGCTACGAGACTCCCGGCCTGGCCGAGGGGCGGCGCGCGTTCACCACCAACGCCGAGCTGAGCCAGTGGCTGCACCACGCGGCCGGCGCGCGCAGCGGCGGCGTGCGCGCCCAGGTGCTTGAATTTGGCCGCTCGCAGCGCGGCACGCCCTTGCAGGCGCTGGTGCTGACACGCGCAAGCGGCACCGACCCTGGCGCGCTGGACAGCAGCCAGCGTCCCACGGTGCTGCTGCTGGGCCAGCAACATGGCGACGAGCCGGCGAGCGCCGAGGCGTTGCTGGTGATGGCGCGCGAACTGGCGCCCGGCGGATTGCTCACGTCCATGCTCGGCGCCCTGAACGTGGTCATCGTGCCGCGCGCCAACCCGGACGGTGCCGAGGCCGGCCAGCGCCTGCTGGCCGACGGCACTGACCTGAACCGCGACCACCTGGCGCTGCGCAGCCCCGAGGCACAGGCGCTGGCGCGGCTGGTGCGCAACTATCGCCCCATCGCCGTGGTCGACGCGCACGAGTACGCCATCGCCGGGCCTTTTCTGGACCAGTTCGGCGGCCTGCCGCGCGCCGACCTGATGTACGCCCACGCCACCACGCCGAACCAGCCGGAGTTCATGACGCGCGCCGCGCGCGAGTGGTTCGAGCAGCCCATGGCACAGGCGCTCAGGACGGCCGGGCTGACGCAGGATTGGTGGCATGCGGCAGCGCCCGGTGGCACTGCGGGCCTGACCCTTGGCGGCACGCAAGCCGACAGCGCGCGCAACGTCAATGGCCTGAAGAACGCCGTGAGCCTGATGATCGCCAGCCGCGGCGCCGACCTGGAGCGCCGACAGGTGCAGCGGCGGGTGCATGCGCTGGTCACGGCGCTCAGCAGCGTGCTGCGCAGCACCGTGGCGCGCGCAGCCGACCTGGAATCGGTGCGCTCGTACGACGTGCGCGAGGCGGCGTCGCAGGCCTGCCGCGGCGAGCTGGTGGTGCGTGCCCAGGGCACGGCGCTGCAGCGCGAGCTGCTGGTCGTCGATCCGGCCACCGGCCAGGACCGCGCGCTCCATGTGCAGGGCGTGTCACCCCAGCAGTTGCGCGCGGTGATCAAGCGCCCGCGCCCCTGCGGCTATTGGCTGGCGCCCGGCGCCACCGCTGCCGTGGAGCGGCTGCGCATGCTGGGCGTACAGGTGCTGAGCGTGGCCGAGCCCGGCGCGCTGCTGGCCGACCTGTACGAGCAGACCGGGCCCGGCGCCGGCGACCAGATGCAGCTGACCCTGCGGCGCGGCCTGGTCGACGTGCCGGCGCAGAGCTACTACGTGCCGCTGGGCCAGCCCCTGGGCAACCTGGCGGTGGCGGCGCTGGAGCCGGACAGCGACGCCAGCTACCTGAGCGAGCGCGTGATCGGCCACCTGTCGGATACGGCACGCGTCATGGGCAACCCGTCGCTGGTCTTCGAAGAACTCGATTGA
- a CDS encoding DEAD/DEAH box helicase has translation MTFDDLNLAPAILRAVQEQGYDSPTPIQAQAIPAVLAGHDLLAGAQTGTGKTAAFTLPLLQRLSEGEGATSKFGNRGVRALVLTPTRELAAQVEESVRGYGKHLDVKSTVIFGGVGMNPQIERIKRGVDILVATPGRLLDLQQQGFLDLSTVQILVLDEADRMLDMGFIHDVKKILALLPASKQSLLFSATFSDEIRELAGNLLKDPQSIQVTPRNTTVQRISQVIHPVGRAKKKQVLLHIIQEHDWSQVLVFTRTKFGANNVADYLTKNGVTAMALHGNKSQSARTQALEGFKTGQIRALVATDIAARGIDIDDLPHVVNYEIPNVSEDYVHRIGRTGRAGREGHAVSLVCMDEEGFMMEIERFTKQEIPVQVIDGFGPDEGEQAEPIAMGRQTIWGGAGRPPSREVMQAAAKAARQEMMERIRTNKGAQGGGQRGRQAASEGGQPRKEGVEGGGSRGRNNGGHGAGRSGARPPQAQQQPGNGGARRRSGGGGAGGGSRGMGEGSPRRHDDSQPRSENAHMLTQTGHSLMPRRPGGGGQPDPMRTSVDMMAGSGRRGGGGYRGGSGGGGGRGPRGGGFGR, from the coding sequence ATGACATTTGACGATCTGAATCTCGCACCCGCCATCTTGCGCGCCGTGCAGGAACAGGGCTATGACAGCCCCACCCCCATCCAGGCCCAGGCCATTCCCGCCGTGCTCGCAGGACACGACCTGCTGGCCGGCGCGCAGACCGGCACCGGCAAGACCGCCGCCTTCACGCTGCCGCTGCTGCAGCGCCTGAGCGAGGGCGAGGGCGCCACCTCCAAGTTCGGCAATCGCGGCGTGCGCGCCCTGGTGCTGACCCCCACGCGCGAACTCGCCGCGCAGGTCGAGGAATCGGTGCGCGGCTACGGCAAGCACCTCGACGTCAAGTCCACCGTGATCTTCGGCGGCGTCGGCATGAACCCGCAGATCGAGCGCATCAAGCGCGGCGTGGACATCCTGGTGGCCACCCCCGGCCGCCTGCTGGACCTGCAGCAGCAGGGCTTCCTGGACCTGTCCACGGTCCAGATCCTGGTGCTGGACGAGGCCGACCGCATGCTGGACATGGGCTTCATTCACGACGTGAAGAAGATCCTCGCCCTGCTGCCGGCCTCCAAGCAGAGCCTGCTGTTTTCCGCCACCTTCAGCGACGAGATCCGCGAGCTGGCCGGCAATCTGCTCAAAGACCCGCAAAGCATCCAGGTCACGCCGCGCAACACCACGGTGCAGCGCATCAGCCAGGTCATCCATCCGGTGGGCCGGGCCAAGAAAAAGCAGGTGCTGCTGCACATCATCCAGGAGCACGACTGGAGCCAGGTGCTGGTCTTCACGCGCACCAAGTTCGGCGCCAACAACGTGGCCGATTACCTCACCAAGAACGGCGTCACGGCCATGGCGCTGCACGGCAACAAGAGCCAGAGCGCCCGCACGCAGGCGCTGGAGGGCTTCAAGACCGGACAGATCCGCGCCCTGGTGGCCACTGACATCGCCGCCCGCGGCATCGATATCGACGACCTGCCGCACGTCGTGAACTACGAGATCCCCAACGTCTCCGAGGACTACGTGCACCGCATCGGCCGCACCGGCCGCGCCGGGCGCGAAGGCCATGCCGTCAGCCTGGTCTGCATGGACGAGGAAGGCTTCATGATGGAGATCGAGCGCTTCACCAAGCAGGAGATCCCGGTGCAGGTCATCGACGGCTTCGGCCCCGACGAGGGCGAGCAGGCCGAGCCCATCGCCATGGGCCGCCAGACCATCTGGGGCGGCGCCGGCCGCCCGCCCAGCCGCGAAGTCATGCAGGCTGCGGCCAAGGCTGCGCGCCAGGAGATGATGGAGCGCATCCGCACCAACAAGGGGGCGCAAGGCGGCGGCCAGCGCGGCCGCCAGGCCGCTTCGGAGGGCGGCCAGCCGCGCAAGGAAGGCGTTGAAGGCGGCGGCAGCCGCGGCCGCAACAATGGCGGCCACGGCGCCGGCCGCTCCGGCGCGCGGCCCCCTCAGGCCCAGCAGCAGCCCGGCAACGGCGGCGCGCGCCGACGCAGCGGCGGTGGCGGCGCTGGCGGCGGCAGCCGCGGCATGGGCGAAGGCAGCCCGCGCCGCCACGACGACAGCCAGCCGCGCAGCGAGAACGCCCACATGCTGACGCAGACCGGCCATTCCCTGATGCCGCGTCGTCCCGGCGGCGGCGGCCAGCCCGATCCGATGCGCACCAGCGTGGACATGATGGCTGGCAGCGGCCGTCGCGGCGGCGGCGGCTATCGCGGCGGCAGCGGTGGCGGCGGCGGGCGCGGCCCGCGCGGCGGCGGCTTCGGCCGCTGA
- the lpdA gene encoding dihydrolipoyl dehydrogenase — protein sequence MAVIDIQVPDIGDFDEVAVIEVLVQPGDTIEAEQSLVTVESDKASMEIPSSHAGVVKELKVKLGDKVKQGSVLLTLEAAEGAAPSSQPSPASGRGSESAAPPPSASPAGAGEGRGEGGAGSAPQRPPSPRPSAASGTGSEYSGAVDADCEVLVLGGGPGGYSAAFRAADLGLKVVLVERYATLGGVCLNVGCIPSKALLHVAAVMDEVSHLKSAGIDFGAPQVNVDQLRSHKDKVIGRLTGGLAQMARMRKVTVLRGVGLFVGSHHLQVEETTGGGQDRTGAKKVVQFQRAIIAAGSQAVRLPFMPDDPRVVDSTGALALKEVPKRMLILGGGIIGLEMGTVYSTLGARLDVVEMLDGLMQGADRDLVKVWQKMNAPRFDNIMLNTKTVGAEATAEGIKVSFAAAQEGGKAPEPQTYDLVLQAVGRTPNGRKIGAEAAGVAVSERGFIDVDVQMRTNVAHIFAIGDIVGQPMLAHKAVHEAHVAAEAIAGELKGDEKLARSAFDARVIPSVAYTDPEVAWVGLTEDQAKAQGIKVKKGLFPWAASGRAIANGRDEGFTKLLFDDSPEAGGHGRILGGGIVGTHAGDMIGEIALAIEMGADSVDIGKTIHPHPTLGESIGMAAEVAHGSCTDVPPQRR from the coding sequence ATGGCAGTGATCGACATCCAGGTGCCCGACATCGGCGACTTCGACGAGGTGGCGGTGATCGAAGTGCTGGTGCAGCCAGGCGACACCATCGAGGCAGAGCAGAGCCTGGTGACGGTGGAGAGCGACAAGGCTTCGATGGAAATTCCGTCCAGCCACGCCGGCGTGGTCAAGGAGTTGAAAGTCAAGCTGGGGGACAAGGTGAAACAGGGCAGTGTGCTGCTGACGCTGGAGGCGGCTGAAGGGGCTGCGCCCTCATCCCAGCCTTCTCCCGCAAGCGGGCGAGGGAGCGAAAGCGCCGCGCCGCCTCCTTCTGCCTCTCCCGCCGGTGCAGGAGAGGGCAGAGGCGAGGGTGGGGCCGGCAGCGCTCCCCAACGCCCACCCTCACCCCGACCCTCTGCGGCAAGCGGGACAGGGAGCGAGTACAGCGGCGCGGTTGACGCGGACTGCGAAGTCCTGGTCCTCGGCGGCGGTCCCGGCGGCTATTCGGCCGCCTTTCGCGCCGCCGACCTGGGTCTGAAAGTCGTGCTGGTCGAGCGCTACGCCACGCTCGGCGGCGTGTGCCTGAACGTCGGCTGCATCCCCTCCAAGGCGCTGCTGCACGTCGCGGCGGTCATGGATGAAGTCAGCCACCTGAAAAGCGCAGGCATCGACTTCGGCGCGCCGCAGGTCAACGTGGACCAACTGCGCAGCCACAAGGACAAGGTCATCGGCAGGCTGACCGGGGGTCTGGCGCAAATGGCCAGGATGCGCAAGGTCACGGTGCTGCGCGGCGTGGGCCTGTTCGTCGGCAGCCACCACCTGCAGGTCGAGGAGACCACCGGCGGTGGGCAGGACAGGACCGGTGCCAAGAAGGTCGTGCAGTTCCAGCGCGCCATCATCGCCGCCGGCAGCCAGGCCGTGCGCCTGCCCTTCATGCCCGACGATCCGCGCGTGGTCGACTCCACCGGCGCGCTGGCGCTCAAGGAAGTGCCCAAACGCATGCTGATCCTGGGCGGCGGCATCATCGGCCTGGAAATGGGCACGGTGTACTCCACGCTGGGCGCGCGCCTGGACGTGGTGGAGATGCTGGATGGCCTGATGCAGGGCGCTGACCGCGACCTGGTCAAGGTCTGGCAGAAGATGAATGCGCCGCGCTTCGACAACATCATGCTGAACACCAAGACGGTGGGCGCCGAGGCGACGGCGGAGGGCATCAAGGTGAGTTTCGCCGCGGCCCAGGAGGGCGGCAAAGCGCCCGAACCGCAGACCTACGACCTGGTGCTGCAGGCCGTGGGCCGCACGCCCAATGGCAGGAAAATCGGCGCCGAGGCGGCCGGCGTGGCGGTGAGCGAACGCGGCTTCATCGACGTGGACGTGCAGATGCGCACCAACGTGGCGCACATCTTCGCCATCGGCGACATCGTCGGCCAGCCCATGCTGGCGCACAAGGCGGTGCATGAGGCGCATGTCGCAGCCGAGGCCATCGCCGGCGAACTGAAGGGCGACGAGAAACTCGCCAGGTCCGCGTTCGACGCCCGCGTCATCCCCAGCGTGGCCTACACCGACCCCGAGGTCGCCTGGGTGGGACTCACCGAGGACCAGGCCAAGGCACAGGGCATCAAGGTCAAGAAGGGCCTGTTCCCCTGGGCCGCTTCCGGCCGGGCCATCGCCAATGGCCGCGACGAGGGCTTCACCAAGCTGCTGTTCGACGACTCGCCCGAGGCCGGCGGCCACGGCCGCATCCTGGGCGGCGGCATCGTCGGCACGCACGCCGGCGACATGATCGGCGAGATCGCCCTGGCCATCGAGATGGGCGCCGACAGCGTGGACATTGGCAAGACCATCCACCCGCATCCCACGCTGGGCGAGAGCATCGGCATGGCCGCCGAGGTGGCGCACGGCTCGTGCACCGACGTGCCGCCGCAGAGAAGGTAG
- the aceE gene encoding pyruvate dehydrogenase (acetyl-transferring), homodimeric type: protein MPDPTKNLAPADTDQQETREWLDALSAVIDKEGAERAHFLIEQLLEHARQNSIDLPFSANTGYVNTIEPEQEARCPGNIAIEKRLRAFMRWNAMAMVVRANRLHPHDGGDLGGHIGSFASLASMWGAGFNHFWHAESEKHGGDCIYFQGHSAPGIYARAYLEGRITEEQLENFRQEVDGHGLSSYPHPKLMPGFWQFPTVSMGLGPMMAIYQARFLKYLHARGIADTAKRKVWIFLGDGEMDEPESKGAISLAARENLDNLIFVINCNLQRLDGPVRGNGKIIQELEGDFRGAGWHVIKLLWGKGWDELLRRDKSGKLRQLMMETLDGDYQTYRAMDGAYLREHFFGRYPETAKLVEHMTDDDLWELRRGGHDPEKVYAAFHAANEHQGEPTVLLIKTVKGYGMGKAGEAKNTVHQTKKLADEDIRYIRDRFNIPIPDSQLEELPYYKPADDTPEMTYLHERRQALGGYLPKRREKADESFTVPSLETFKAVLEPTAEGREISTTQAYVRFLTQLLRDKALGPRVVPILVDEARTFGMEGLFRQIGIYNPKGQQYTPVDRDQVMYYKEDKAGQILQEGINEAGGMCSWIAAATSYSTNNRIMIPFYVYYSMFGFQRFGDFAWAAGDMQARGFLLGGTSGRTTLNGEGLQHEDGHSHILANTVPNCVSYDPTFAHEVAVIMQQGLKRMVERQENVYYYITLLNENYAMPGLQPGTEEQILKGMYLCKAAPPMVEGAPTVQLLGSGSILRESLAAQELLEKDWGVAAGVWSCPSFNELTRDGQDADRWNLLHPTEEPRQSFVEQQLGRTGGPVVASTDYMKAYAEQIRPFIPKGRSYRVLGTDGFGRSDFRYKLREHFEINRHYIVVAALKALADDGALPAAKAAEAIAKYGIDADKINPLYA, encoded by the coding sequence ATGCCCGACCCGACCAAGAACCTGGCTCCGGCCGACACCGACCAGCAGGAGACCCGCGAATGGCTGGACGCGCTATCCGCCGTCATCGACAAGGAGGGGGCTGAGCGGGCGCACTTCCTGATCGAGCAGTTGCTGGAGCATGCCCGGCAAAACAGCATCGACCTGCCGTTCTCGGCCAATACCGGCTACGTCAACACCATCGAGCCCGAGCAGGAGGCACGCTGCCCCGGCAACATCGCCATCGAAAAGCGCCTGCGCGCCTTCATGCGCTGGAACGCCATGGCCATGGTGGTGCGCGCCAACCGCCTGCACCCGCATGACGGCGGCGACCTGGGCGGTCACATCGGCTCGTTCGCCTCGCTGGCATCCATGTGGGGCGCCGGCTTCAACCACTTCTGGCACGCCGAGAGCGAAAAGCACGGCGGCGACTGCATCTACTTCCAGGGCCACAGCGCGCCCGGCATCTACGCGCGCGCCTACCTGGAAGGTCGCATCACCGAGGAGCAGCTGGAGAACTTCCGCCAGGAGGTCGACGGCCACGGCCTGTCCAGCTACCCGCACCCCAAGCTGATGCCGGGCTTCTGGCAGTTCCCCACGGTGTCCATGGGCCTGGGGCCGATGATGGCCATCTACCAGGCGCGCTTTCTCAAGTACCTGCACGCCCGCGGCATCGCCGACACGGCCAAGCGCAAAGTGTGGATCTTCCTGGGCGACGGCGAGATGGACGAGCCCGAGAGCAAGGGCGCCATCAGCCTGGCGGCGCGCGAGAACCTGGACAACCTGATCTTCGTCATCAACTGCAACCTGCAGCGCCTCGATGGCCCCGTGCGCGGCAACGGCAAGATCATCCAGGAGCTGGAGGGGGATTTTCGCGGCGCCGGCTGGCACGTCATCAAGCTGCTGTGGGGCAAGGGCTGGGACGAACTGCTGCGCCGCGACAAGAGCGGCAAGCTCCGGCAGCTCATGATGGAGACGCTGGACGGCGACTACCAGACCTACCGCGCCATGGATGGCGCCTACCTGCGCGAGCACTTCTTCGGCCGCTATCCCGAGACGGCCAAACTGGTCGAGCACATGACCGACGACGACCTGTGGGAGCTGCGCCGCGGCGGCCACGACCCGGAGAAGGTCTACGCCGCCTTCCACGCCGCCAACGAGCACCAGGGCGAGCCCACGGTGCTGCTCATCAAGACCGTCAAGGGCTACGGCATGGGCAAGGCCGGCGAGGCCAAGAACACCGTGCACCAGACCAAGAAGCTGGCCGACGAGGACATCCGCTACATCCGCGACCGCTTCAACATCCCCATTCCCGACAGCCAGCTGGAGGAACTCCCCTACTACAAGCCGGCCGACGACACGCCGGAGATGACCTACCTGCACGAGCGCCGCCAGGCCCTGGGTGGCTATCTCCCCAAGCGCCGCGAGAAGGCCGACGAGAGCTTCACCGTGCCGTCGCTGGAGACCTTCAAGGCGGTGCTGGAGCCCACGGCCGAGGGCCGCGAGATCAGCACCACCCAGGCCTATGTGCGTTTTCTGACGCAGCTCTTGCGCGACAAGGCCCTGGGCCCGCGCGTCGTGCCCATCCTGGTCGATGAGGCGCGCACCTTCGGCATGGAGGGCTTGTTCCGCCAGATCGGCATCTACAACCCCAAGGGCCAGCAGTACACCCCGGTCGACCGCGACCAGGTCATGTACTACAAGGAGGACAAGGCCGGGCAGATCCTGCAGGAGGGCATCAACGAGGCGGGCGGCATGTGCTCGTGGATCGCGGCGGCGACGTCGTACTCGACGAACAACCGGATCATGATCCCGTTCTACGTGTACTACTCGATGTTCGGCTTCCAGCGCTTTGGCGACTTTGCCTGGGCCGCCGGCGACATGCAGGCGCGCGGCTTCCTGCTGGGCGGCACCAGCGGCCGCACCACGCTCAACGGCGAAGGCCTGCAGCACGAGGACGGCCACAGCCACATCCTGGCCAATACGGTTCCCAACTGCGTGAGCTACGACCCGACCTTCGCGCATGAGGTGGCGGTGATCATGCAGCAGGGCTTGAAGCGCATGGTCGAGCGCCAGGAGAACGTCTACTACTACATCACGCTGCTCAACGAGAACTACGCCATGCCGGGCCTGCAGCCGGGCACCGAGGAGCAGATCCTCAAGGGCATGTACCTGTGCAAGGCCGCGCCGCCCATGGTCGAAGGGGCGCCCACGGTGCAGTTGCTGGGCAGCGGCTCCATCCTGCGCGAGTCGCTGGCGGCGCAGGAGCTGCTGGAAAAGGACTGGGGCGTCGCCGCTGGCGTGTGGAGCTGCCCGAGCTTCAACGAACTCACGCGCGACGGCCAGGACGCCGACCGCTGGAACCTGCTGCACCCCACCGAGGAGCCGCGCCAGTCCTTCGTCGAGCAGCAATTGGGCCGCACCGGAGGGCCGGTGGTGGCCTCGACCGATTACATGAAGGCCTACGCCGAGCAGATCCGTCCCTTCATCCCCAAGGGCCGTAGCTACCGCGTGCTGGGCACCGACGGCTTCGGCCGCTCGGACTTCCGCTACAAGCTGCGCGAGCACTTCGAGATCAACCGCCACTACATCGTCGTCGCCGCCTTGAAGGCGCTGGCCGATGACGGCGCGCTGCCGGCGGCCAAGGCGGCCGAGGCGATCGCCAAATACGGCATCGACGCCGACAAGATCAACCCGCTGTACGCCTGA
- the aceF gene encoding dihydrolipoyllysine-residue acetyltransferase has product MALVDIKVPDIGDFDEVGVIEVLVAPGDKVRVEQSLITVESDKASMEIPSSQAGVVRELKVQLGDKVREGSVILTLEVEGADSEQKAASAGENQAQDAMNDVASEAPASAPQPAASPAPAPDAAPALLEVRVPDIGDFKDVAVIEMLVAVGDTVTLEQSLFTVESDKASMEIPSSAEGVIREIRVAIGDKLNTGDLVAMVEGKRERGAAPAAAVQSPAAAPPAPAAAPAPSAAAASAQAPAADQPAAPPPAAAPHQPGSPSAGLPHASPSVRKFARELGVPLAEVKGTGAKGRITQEDVQSFTRAVMDGSTQTQAQAARAPAPGAASTGGAGLDLLPWPKVDFAKFGPVERKELSRIKKISGANLSRNWVMIPHVTNNDEADITELEAFRVQTNKEGERAKNPVKVTMLAFVIKAVVSALKKFPEFNASLDGDALVYKQYFHVGFAADTPNGLVVPVLKDADQKGILQISQEMGELAKKARDGKLGMGDMQGGCFSISSLGGIGGTHFTPIINAPEVAILGLSRSAMKPIWNDEREKFEPRLMLPLSLSYDHRVIDGAAAARFNAYLGQVLADYRRILL; this is encoded by the coding sequence ATGGCATTGGTAGACATCAAGGTCCCGGACATCGGGGATTTCGACGAAGTCGGCGTGATCGAGGTGCTGGTCGCGCCCGGCGACAAGGTGCGCGTGGAGCAGTCGCTGATCACCGTGGAGTCGGACAAGGCTTCGATGGAGATTCCATCGAGCCAGGCCGGCGTGGTGCGCGAACTGAAAGTGCAGCTGGGCGACAAGGTCCGGGAGGGCTCGGTCATCCTGACGCTGGAGGTGGAAGGCGCCGATTCTGAACAAAAAGCCGCTTCAGCCGGCGAGAATCAAGCGCAGGATGCTATGAACGATGTAGCAAGTGAAGCTCCCGCATCCGCACCACAACCCGCCGCCAGCCCGGCGCCTGCGCCCGACGCCGCGCCTGCGCTGCTCGAGGTGCGCGTGCCCGACATCGGCGATTTCAAGGACGTGGCTGTCATCGAGATGCTGGTCGCCGTGGGCGACACGGTGACGCTGGAGCAGTCGCTCTTTACCGTCGAGTCCGACAAGGCATCGATGGAAATCCCCAGCTCGGCCGAGGGCGTGATCCGCGAGATCCGCGTGGCCATCGGCGACAAGCTCAACACCGGCGATCTGGTGGCCATGGTCGAGGGTAAGCGCGAGCGCGGCGCGGCGCCGGCCGCAGCAGTGCAGTCGCCCGCTGCCGCGCCGCCTGCTCCGGCTGCTGCGCCTGCGCCGTCCGCCGCTGCCGCATCGGCCCAGGCTCCGGCTGCTGACCAGCCCGCGGCGCCGCCACCTGCTGCTGCGCCGCACCAGCCCGGCAGCCCAAGCGCCGGCTTGCCGCACGCCAGCCCCTCGGTGCGCAAGTTCGCGCGCGAGCTGGGCGTGCCGCTGGCGGAGGTCAAGGGCACGGGCGCCAAGGGCCGCATCACGCAGGAGGACGTGCAATCGTTCACCCGCGCGGTCATGGATGGCAGCACGCAGACGCAGGCCCAGGCGGCGCGCGCACCGGCGCCCGGCGCGGCATCCACCGGGGGCGCCGGGCTGGACCTGCTGCCCTGGCCCAAGGTGGACTTCGCCAAGTTCGGCCCCGTGGAGCGCAAGGAGCTTTCGCGCATCAAGAAGATCAGCGGCGCCAACCTGTCGCGCAACTGGGTCATGATCCCGCACGTCACCAACAACGACGAGGCGGACATCACCGAGCTGGAAGCCTTCCGCGTGCAGACCAACAAGGAAGGCGAGCGCGCCAAGAACCCCGTCAAGGTGACGATGCTGGCCTTCGTCATCAAGGCTGTCGTCTCCGCGTTGAAGAAGTTCCCCGAATTCAACGCCAGCCTCGATGGCGATGCGCTGGTCTACAAGCAGTACTTCCACGTCGGCTTTGCCGCCGACACACCCAATGGCCTGGTCGTGCCGGTGCTGAAAGACGCCGACCAAAAGGGCATCCTGCAAATCAGCCAGGAGATGGGCGAGCTGGCCAAGAAGGCGCGCGACGGCAAGCTGGGCATGGGCGACATGCAGGGCGGGTGCTTTTCGATCTCGTCGCTGGGCGGCATCGGTGGCACGCACTTCACGCCCATCATCAACGCGCCCGAGGTGGCCATCCTGGGCCTTTCGCGCAGCGCCATGAAGCCCATCTGGAACGACGAGCGCGAGAAGTTCGAGCCGCGCCTGATGCTGCCGCTGTCGCTGTCGTACGACCACCGCGTGATCGACGGCGCCGCCGCGGCGCGCTTCAACGCCTATCTGGGCCAGGTGCTGGCGGACTACCGCCGCATCCTGCTGTGA